The window CCCCGGTCCGGGCTGCATCCGCGGGTGTCCCACCCCTGCAGGTGTCTCCTGTGCGGATGTGGGTGCCTCTTGTGTGGGCGCCGGTGCACCCTGAGACGGGGGTGGGTGCGTTGGCGGCGACCACGAACACCTTGTTTTCCGCTGCCCGGGTACGGGCCACCAGTTCCACCAGATCGGCTGGCAGTGAGCAGGGCCAGGCCAGCCAGTCAGCGCCCAGCAGGGCGAGCACCCGGGGCACTTCCGGGAGCAACGCCTCCCGGTCGAGCATCACCCCCACCCGGCCGGCGGGGGTGTCGTACACCCGGCGATCCAGGGACAGAGAGCGGTCTACCACCACCTCCAGGTCCGGTGTCTCCAGGCGGCTCATCAGTTCCCCTCCGTTCCGCCACGCCAGGATCCTCACCGGCGGGGCCGCGTGCCCTTGTCCGGGGTCGAAATGGGGATCGGGGTTCCCGGGCAGGGGGCTGGCAACCACGGCGGTGGCACCTTCGCAGGCCAAGCCGTACAGGAAAGAGGAGAGCAGATCTGGTCGGGAAAGTTGCAGAGCTGCCAGGCGCACCACCTCGGCGGTCGGGGCCGGTGGGGAGGGCAGCGGTGCGGCCACCGGATTCGGGGATGCCAGCAGGGCGTAGGCGGCGGGCTGGCGGTCGCGCAGGGGATCGAAGTCGGGCCAGAGGGGGCCGGCGACCTGGGGCAGGGGAAGGTCCGCCCAGATCACTTCGGGGCTGGTGGAACCGGCCCGGGCCAGTATCTCTCCGTCCGGGGAGACCACCTGGCTGCGCCCGCAGTAGACCACGCGGCCTGCCTCCATCCCCACCTTGTTGGCTGCTGCGATGTAACAGCGGTTCTCGAAGGCCCTGACCCTGAGCATGTACTCCGCCTGGGGGTTGCTGAGGCGAGCGGGGTCGCGCCCCGAAGAGACCCAGCCGGTGAGGTCCAGTTGTAAACGGGCCCCCCGAAGGGCCAGCAGGCGGGGTATCTCCGGAAGGCGCCCGTCCGCGCACACGAACATGCCCACCTTCCCCCAGGGAGTGGAGGCCAGGGCGGGCGTGGAACCGGGAGCGAACCAGCGGCAGTCGAAATGCCACAGGAAGTGTTTGTATCCACGGGCTACCACCTCGCCGGTGGGCGAGAGCAACACGGCGCTGTTGAGGAGGGTACCTTCCCGCCCCGGCTCGACCAGCCCCAGGGCCAGGTAACAGTTGCCCCGGCGGGCCAGGTTGGCGAACATCTCCAGGACCTGGGCCGGAGGGCGCAGGTGTGTCTGGTGGTATGCGGCCAGAAAATAGGCAGGATAGGTGCATTCGGGTAGGACGACCATATCGGGCCGACAGGCCAGAGCCCGCTCGGTCATGGCCAGGGCGTGGGACAGTCCCTCTTCTGCCCTCTCGAGGTCGTAAGCCTGAAGCTGGACGCACGCTACTCTCATGGGCGGTGGCTCCTTTCGGGATTGCGTTGCGGGAGTGTGCACGGCTACTACGGGGAAGAACCGGCGGTACGCCGGCCACGGGGAGGAAGTGGCGGGTGATGTGCCAAATACAGGCTGACGGGAGGGATGGACGTGTTGCGCATCAGCCGGGAGGAAGTGGCAAGGCGCAGAGAACGGCTCCTGGAAGAGGCAGCGCGGGAGGGATGCCAGGGAGCTTGTATGTTCGGTCCCGTTGAGGTTTTCTACTTTTCCGGTTTCTCCTTCCTGCCCACCGAGCGACCGGTGGTGCTGGTGGTCACCCCCGAACCCCGGTCGGTGCTCCTGGTGCCTCGCCTGGAAGAGGAACACGCCCAGCGGGACTCGTACGCCGACGAGGTGCGGTCGTACCCCGAGTACCCGGGGCGGCGGCACCCCATGGAATTCCTGCGCGAGTTGCTGGTTGACCTCCACCTGGCCGGGAGGCGCCTGCTGGCGGACGCCGACGGATACTCCTCGGGTATGGGATACCGGGGCCCGCGGTTGAGCGAGATAGCGGGTGAAGAGGTGAAGGTGGTCGCCGACGCAGGTGCGCGTATGCGCATGGTGAAGTCCCCCGAGGAGATATCCTTGATCAGGGAAAGCGTGCGCTGGGGCAACCTGGCCCATGCCTTCCTCCAGGAGCTGGTGGCGCCCGGCCGCAGCGAGGTGGAGATCTCGTGGCAAGCCTCCGCGCGGGCCACGGATGCCATGCTAAGAGCGCTGGGGCCCCACCGGGTTTGCTGGGGGATCGGGGAGCCCGGAGCCGCAGCGGGGTTCCGCGGGCAGGTGGGAAAGGAGTCGGCACTTCCCCATTCTCTGACCACTGGGGCGGTGCTGCGCAGGGGAGACATCCTGGTCACGGGGGCGGGGGCGAACGTGGGTGGTTACCAGAGCGAACTGGAGCGCACCATGTTCGTGGGGCAGCCCGACGCCAGGGTGCGGCGCATGTTTGAACTCATGCTGGGTGCCCAGCAAGCCGCCTTCGACGCGATAAGGCCGGGGATCCGGTGCGCCGATGTGGATGAGGTCGTGAGGCGCTTCTTCGCCGATAACGGGCTGGAGGCGTACTGGAGGCACCATACCGGCCATGCCCTGGGCATCCTCGGACACGAGGCACCATTCTTCGACGCGGGGGATGATACGGTCATCGAACCCGGGATGGTGTTCAGCGTGGAACCCGGGATATACGTGCCCGGGCTGGGAGGATTCCGGCACTCCGACGCCGTGCTGGTTACCGGAGACGGGGTGGAAGTGCTGACTTACTACCCCCGCGACCTGGACAGCCTGGTATGTGAGGTGTAGCTTACGGCGCAGGAAGGTGCGTGCATGCCTGTTGTGGAGGCCCTGCTGGCATGGGAACGGTCCGGTCTGTGTTCGTTTCACACGCCCGGACACCGCCAGGGCAGAGAGGTGGCGGCTGAAGTGGCGGCACTCCTGCCGGAACGCCTCTTTGCGCTGGATGCCACCGAGCTGCCGGGGCTGGATGACCTCCACCACCCGCAGGGGATCATCGCCCGGGCCCAGCGCCTGCTGGCTGACCTGTACGGTGCAGACGAATCCTTCTTCCTGGTGGGAGGAAGCACGGCGGGTATCATGGCGGCGTTGCTGGCCGCGGGCGGTCCCGGGAAAAGGCTGCTCATGGCCCGCTACAGCCACCGGGCAGCATTCGCGGCCGCCATCCTGTCGGGGTGCCGGGTTCGGTACCTGCCCGAAGAGTGGTCCGGCGACGGTCTCCCCGTGGGGCCTTCCCCGGCGGAAGCGGCCCGGGCCGTACGGGATTGGCGTCCGGCCGTGCTTCTGCTGACCAGGCCCAACTACTACGGGATCGGGTTCCCCCTGGAGCAGGTGGTCGAGGCCTGCCGGCAGGTAGGGACGGTGCTGGTCGTGGATGAGGCCCACGGCGCCCACTGGGGGGTAGGGGGTTTGCCATCTGCCCTGGATGCCGGTGCCGACCTGGTGGTCCAGAGTGCTCACAAGACGCTTCCTGCCCTCACCCAGGGTGCCTGGCTGCACCTCGTCGGCTCCCGGCTGGATGGCGTGCGGTTGCGAGCCAGCCTGCGCATGGTGCAGAGTTCCAGTCCCTCGTACCTGCTCATGGCCTCCCTGGATGCGGCCAGGTGGCACCTGGGGCGGTGGCTTCCCGAGGCGACGGTGCACCTGGAGCGCGCCCGCCAGCTTCAGAAAAGGCTCGAGCGGGCGGGAGTATTTCTCCTCCCCCGGGACCTGCCGCCGGGGTGGGTGCACGATCCTCTCCGTCTGGTGGTGGACACGGCACAGATGGGGTGGGAAGGCCGGGAGGCTGCCAATTTTTTGCGGGAGGCAGGTATTGAAGTCGAGTGGGCCGAACCAGACAGAGTACTTATCCTCCTCGGTTTGCGTCCGGGCCCGGACAGCGACGCACTGGCGGAAGTCCTGACCCGGTTGCCCGGCCGGGGAACACGCACCGCGGTGGTCGGCGGCGTCGCCGGGGCTAGGGTTGGGAGCACGGGGATCGGGCCGTACCCCCGTCTGGAGGCGGTGACCGACCCAACCCGAGCCTGGTGGGCGGAGCAGGAAACGGTGCCTCTAGAGCGGGCGGTGGGGCGGATAGCGGGGGATATGCTCTACCTTTCCCCACCCGGGGTGCCGGTGGTGGCCCCCGGGGAGAGGTGGAGCGAAGAGGCTCTGGCTTTCGTGCGGCGCTGTCACGAGATGGGTCTGGTACCGGTGGGCCGACAGGAGCCAGGGATGGTCCGGGTATTGCGAGAGGAATAGGACCAGCGGGTGGGGGCGGGTCGCCGTCCCCCGGGGGAGGGGCTGTGGCCGTGGGGCATTTCATCACGCTGGAGGGACCCGATGGGGGCGGCAAGTCGACCCAGTTGAGGTTACTCTTGCCCAAGCTCAGGCGGCGCGGCTTTGAGGTAGTGGCCCTGGGCGAGCCCGGGGGCACGGCCCTGGGGCAGGCGATCAGGCAACTGGTCCTGGATCCCGGGCGGGTCATATGCCCCCAGGCGGAGGTGCTGCTGTATGC of the Bacillota bacterium genome contains:
- a CDS encoding nitrilase-related carbon-nitrogen hydrolase codes for the protein MRVACVQLQAYDLERAEEGLSHALAMTERALACRPDMVVLPECTYPAYFLAAYHQTHLRPPAQVLEMFANLARRGNCYLALGLVEPGREGTLLNSAVLLSPTGEVVARGYKHFLWHFDCRWFAPGSTPALASTPWGKVGMFVCADGRLPEIPRLLALRGARLQLDLTGWVSSGRDPARLSNPQAEYMLRVRAFENRCYIAAANKVGMEAGRVVYCGRSQVVSPDGEILARAGSTSPEVIWADLPLPQVAGPLWPDFDPLRDRQPAAYALLASPNPVAAPLPSPPAPTAEVVRLAALQLSRPDLLSSFLYGLACEGATAVVASPLPGNPDPHFDPGQGHAAPPVRILAWRNGGELMSRLETPDLEVVVDRSLSLDRRVYDTPAGRVGVMLDREALLPEVPRVLALLGADWLAWPCSLPADLVELVARTRAAENKVFVVAANAPTPVSGCTGAHTRGTHIRTGDTCRGGTPADAARTGVDARGASLVVDPDGRILAQAFTGTDQSIAGQAHLCLARHKAIVPGTDAFAHRQPALYAALTEATPTPPED
- a CDS encoding Xaa-Pro peptidase family protein: MDVLRISREEVARRRERLLEEAAREGCQGACMFGPVEVFYFSGFSFLPTERPVVLVVTPEPRSVLLVPRLEEEHAQRDSYADEVRSYPEYPGRRHPMEFLRELLVDLHLAGRRLLADADGYSSGMGYRGPRLSEIAGEEVKVVADAGARMRMVKSPEEISLIRESVRWGNLAHAFLQELVAPGRSEVEISWQASARATDAMLRALGPHRVCWGIGEPGAAAGFRGQVGKESALPHSLTTGAVLRRGDILVTGAGANVGGYQSELERTMFVGQPDARVRRMFELMLGAQQAAFDAIRPGIRCADVDEVVRRFFADNGLEAYWRHHTGHALGILGHEAPFFDAGDDTVIEPGMVFSVEPGIYVPGLGGFRHSDAVLVTGDGVEVLTYYPRDLDSLVCEV
- a CDS encoding aminotransferase class I/II-fold pyridoxal phosphate-dependent enzyme, producing MPVVEALLAWERSGLCSFHTPGHRQGREVAAEVAALLPERLFALDATELPGLDDLHHPQGIIARAQRLLADLYGADESFFLVGGSTAGIMAALLAAGGPGKRLLMARYSHRAAFAAAILSGCRVRYLPEEWSGDGLPVGPSPAEAARAVRDWRPAVLLLTRPNYYGIGFPLEQVVEACRQVGTVLVVDEAHGAHWGVGGLPSALDAGADLVVQSAHKTLPALTQGAWLHLVGSRLDGVRLRASLRMVQSSSPSYLLMASLDAARWHLGRWLPEATVHLERARQLQKRLERAGVFLLPRDLPPGWVHDPLRLVVDTAQMGWEGREAANFLREAGIEVEWAEPDRVLILLGLRPGPDSDALAEVLTRLPGRGTRTAVVGGVAGARVGSTGIGPYPRLEAVTDPTRAWWAEQETVPLERAVGRIAGDMLYLSPPGVPVVAPGERWSEEALAFVRRCHEMGLVPVGRQEPGMVRVLREE